A stretch of the Bacillus sp. B-jedd genome encodes the following:
- a CDS encoding helix-turn-helix transcriptional regulator, producing MEQTLKITNVLSDPTRYYIYQYITKRHQEVTVQEVADNFNIHPNVARLHLSKLEDVNMLASETKKTGKGGRPSRLYRLSEGVIQLHFPYRDYMLLSRVAIQTMLSLGEEGKKALYLTGKRFGTEVIEQEMAKKQLTGAEIDFEQKLAILKNAATLAGFDPEFEVNGEQTKIFFQIFNCPFKEVAAEHSETVCSMHHEFLKGMFEALFETAELIEHGNIANGCGTCSYQALVTN from the coding sequence ATGGAGCAAACGCTAAAAATCACTAATGTGCTGTCCGATCCAACCAGGTATTATATCTATCAATACATTACCAAGCGCCATCAGGAGGTAACCGTCCAGGAAGTAGCGGATAATTTTAATATCCACCCGAACGTAGCCCGCCTGCATCTTTCAAAGCTTGAGGATGTGAACATGCTCGCTTCAGAAACAAAAAAGACTGGCAAAGGCGGCAGGCCAAGCAGGCTGTACCGCTTGTCAGAAGGTGTCATCCAGCTTCACTTCCCTTACCGTGATTACATGCTTTTATCAAGAGTCGCCATTCAAACAATGCTCTCACTTGGCGAAGAAGGAAAAAAAGCGTTGTACTTGACCGGCAAGCGTTTCGGGACTGAAGTCATTGAGCAGGAAATGGCTAAAAAGCAACTGACTGGTGCCGAAATTGATTTTGAACAGAAATTGGCTATTCTTAAAAACGCCGCCACACTCGCTGGTTTCGATCCGGAATTTGAAGTGAATGGAGAACAGACTAAAATTTTCTTCCAAATTTTCAATTGTCCGTTCAAGGAAGTGGCCGCGGAGCATTCCGAAACTGTCTGCAGCATGCATCATGAGTTCTTAAAAGGGATGTTCGAAGCACTATTTGAAACCGCCGAGCTCATTGAGCATGGCAATATCGCTAATGGCTGCGGTACTTGTTCCTATCAGGCGCTAGTAACTAATTAA
- a CDS encoding DUF2626 domain-containing protein: protein MERMYRVLGFWTGIFTVMFYLGHMPKTALLFLAQTGFFVLLSYLKLSERMYMYVFGAYLTVFFAGFTYWTTFMMPLGGGH, encoded by the coding sequence ATGGAGCGGATGTATAGAGTGCTCGGCTTCTGGACAGGAATTTTCACGGTAATGTTTTATTTGGGGCATATGCCAAAAACAGCTTTGCTTTTCTTGGCCCAGACCGGATTCTTTGTTCTCTTAAGTTATCTTAAATTATCCGAACGCATGTATATGTATGTCTTTGGGGCATATTTGACGGTTTTCTTCGCCGGTTTCACCTATTGGACTACTTTTATGATGCCACTTGGCGGAGGACATTGA
- a CDS encoding class I SAM-dependent methyltransferase: MLDHFKKRIDDAEGGYISYADFIHIALYHPDEGYYMNDSEKIGRAGDFITTSNISDIFGRVIAKWFSRLVAEQRLEPAVCEIGGGNGRFAKAFIDEWQKIEDRPLSYIIVETSPYHRKLQKESLKDFHGFVQAESLENITEFNGLIFSNELFDALPVHVIEKKSGELMEAMIGYNEGGLYEKLLPLENGEIFTFLEEYKINLSEGQRMEIPLASLTVIKEMAGSIDKGLAVTVDYGFTAEEWGTPARKKGSLRGYMKHRMYDNVLANPGQMDITSHIHFDVLEKAGEKLGLRFVSLLRQDEFLIAAGILKEMEENYDPNPFSETSRRNRAIRSLVLPTGMSTAFRVLVQEKGLQLKAEVFFQ; this comes from the coding sequence ATGCTTGACCACTTTAAAAAAAGGATCGATGATGCTGAAGGAGGGTATATTTCGTACGCCGACTTCATTCATATAGCCCTTTATCATCCTGATGAAGGCTATTACATGAACGATTCAGAAAAAATCGGCCGTGCTGGTGATTTCATTACAACGAGCAATATTTCGGATATATTTGGGCGGGTCATTGCAAAGTGGTTCTCACGCTTGGTTGCCGAACAGAGGCTTGAGCCTGCAGTTTGTGAAATAGGCGGAGGCAATGGCCGATTTGCGAAAGCCTTTATCGATGAGTGGCAGAAGATAGAGGATCGGCCCTTGTCCTATATCATAGTCGAGACAAGCCCTTACCATAGGAAATTGCAAAAGGAATCGCTTAAGGATTTCCACGGGTTCGTCCAAGCGGAATCGCTTGAGAATATTACGGAGTTTAATGGCCTTATCTTTTCAAATGAGTTATTTGATGCACTCCCTGTCCATGTGATTGAGAAAAAGTCGGGAGAACTTATGGAAGCCATGATCGGATATAATGAGGGCGGGTTATATGAAAAGCTTTTGCCACTAGAAAATGGTGAAATTTTCACGTTTTTGGAGGAATATAAAATAAATCTCTCCGAGGGTCAGAGAATGGAAATTCCACTGGCTTCGTTAACCGTCATCAAAGAAATGGCAGGTTCAATTGATAAAGGTCTTGCTGTGACGGTGGATTATGGGTTTACAGCAGAGGAATGGGGAACTCCCGCCAGAAAAAAAGGCAGCCTGCGAGGTTACATGAAACATAGGATGTATGACAATGTCCTTGCTAATCCTGGACAGATGGATATCACGTCGCACATCCATTTCGATGTTCTTGAGAAGGCTGGGGAGAAACTTGGGCTTCGCTTTGTTTCTTTGTTAAGGCAGGACGAATTCCTTATCGCAGCGGGAATTCTAAAGGAAATGGAAGAGAATTACGATCCTAATCCCTTTTCTGAGACAAGCAGGAGAAACAGAGCAATCAGGAGCCTTGTCCTTCCAACTGGGATGAGCACGGCCTTTCGTGTCCTGGTTCAGGAAAAAGGCCTGCAATTAAAGGCTGAAGTATTTTTCCAATAA
- a CDS encoding MBL fold metallo-hydrolase has product MNWFPVPLGGLQTNCYVLYDNNRNCLIFDPGEEAAKLKSIIAEKKLNPLAIMLTHAHFDHIGAVDPIRDHYKIPVYLHEREKKWMGDPALNGSAFFPGTPIKVRHADHILGGEGKMELDGFSFEILETPGHSPGSVSYYFPEKGIIVSGDTLFMGSVGRTDLPGGSEKELMKSIHTRLLELPEETIVLPGHGPATTIGDEMASNPFLHGFR; this is encoded by the coding sequence ATGAATTGGTTTCCTGTTCCTCTAGGAGGGCTGCAGACTAATTGCTACGTCCTATATGATAACAACCGTAACTGCCTTATTTTTGATCCGGGGGAAGAGGCGGCTAAACTGAAGTCGATTATAGCGGAGAAGAAGCTAAACCCTCTGGCTATTATGCTTACACACGCCCATTTTGACCATATTGGCGCGGTAGATCCAATCAGGGATCATTACAAAATCCCTGTTTACCTCCATGAAAGGGAAAAGAAATGGATGGGCGATCCTGCCTTGAACGGATCTGCTTTTTTCCCTGGAACTCCAATAAAGGTGAGGCACGCGGATCATATTCTTGGTGGCGAGGGAAAGATGGAACTGGACGGCTTCTCATTCGAAATACTTGAAACTCCCGGCCACTCACCTGGGAGCGTTTCTTATTACTTTCCTGAGAAAGGGATTATTGTATCCGGGGATACATTATTCATGGGCAGTGTCGGCAGAACGGATTTACCTGGCGGCAGTGAAAAGGAACTTATGAAAAGTATTCATACAAGGCTGCTTGAGCTGCCGGAAGAAACGATTGTACTTCCGGGCCATGGACCTGCAACGACCATTGGGGATGAAATGGCTTCAAATCCTTTTTTGCATGGTTTCAGATAA
- a CDS encoding DUF2759 domain-containing protein yields the protein MGLVIIFALVTLLAAYSSFTALKNKNFLGLFFAVGTLLVFGWFTFMTVWKDGYPTGTH from the coding sequence ATGGGGCTAGTGATTATTTTCGCGCTTGTGACATTGTTGGCAGCGTATAGTTCATTTACTGCATTGAAAAACAAGAACTTTTTAGGATTATTTTTTGCCGTAGGCACTCTCCTTGTGTTTGGCTGGTTCACTTTTATGACCGTTTGGAAAGATGGCTACCCAACTGGGACCCACTAA